Below is a genomic region from Halobacterium sp. CBA1132.
GTAGTCGTGGACAGCGCCGGGGTCGGCGGTCACGTCCTCGCCGAGTTCCGCGGCGACGCGCTCGTAGTGGTCGCGCTCGCGCTCCGCGAACGCGGTGAACGTCTCGGCGGCGTCACCAGTTTCGTCCGACGCCCACGCCGCGAACACGTCGGCCGCGGCGGCCTCGCTGGCGGCGGCCGCTCGTAGTACCGTGCCGTCGTCGAGGCTCGCGTCCGTGAGCGCGACGAGGCGCTTCGAGGAGCCGAGGCGGTCGAGTTCGGTCTCCACGGCGGCCGCCACGTCGTCGCGGAAGTCGTCGACGTTCATGGTTCCGAATTCGCGCGCTGCCCACGTGAGCTTTTGCCACTCCCGGCCCTACGTCCGGGTGTGACTTCGACAGCCATCACGCCGCGTGAGCTCTACGACCGCATCCGGAGCGGGTCGGTCTCCGTATTGGACGTCCGTGACCGCGACGAGTTCGAGGCGTGGCACGTCGACGGGCCCGACGTAACTGCTGCTCACGTCCCCTACATGCAGTTCGTCTCGGCGCAGGTCTCGGGCGACGCGGCCGACCTCGTCCCGGACGGACTCGACGAGCCAATCGTCGTCGTGTGTGCGGTCGGCGAGGCCAGCGACGAGGTCGCGGCGGCCCTCCGTGAGGAGGGCGTCGATGCCGTGAACCTCGACGGCGGAATGGAAGCGTGGGCGGACCTCGTGGTCGCGCACGACCTTGGGGAGGGGGTCGTACAGTACGAGCGACCGTCGTCGGGCTGTCTCTCCTACCTCCTCCACGACGGCGACGAAGCTGCCGTCGTCGACCCGCTAGCGGCCGCGAGCGAGCGGTACGCCGAGGACGCAGCCGAGCGCGGCCTCGACGCCCGGTACGCCGTGGACACGCACGTCCACGCCGACCACTTCTCGGGAGTTCGCGCGCTCGCCGACGAGACTGGCGCCGAGCGCGTGCTCCCCGCGGGGGCGACAGACCGCGGCCTCGATTACGACGCGACGCTGCTCGCGGACGGGGATTCGCTCCAAGTCGGCGACCGCGAACTCGTGGCGCGGCACGCGCCCGGCCACACCACCGAACTCGTCGTGCTGGAGTACGGCGACAGCCTGCTGACCGGGGACTGCCTGTTCCTCGACGGCGTTGGTCGCCCCGACCTGGAGGACGCCGACCGCGCCCGCGAACTCGCCGGCCAGCAGTACGACACGCTCCACGACCTGATTTTCGCGTACCCGGACGACACGCGCGTGCTCCCGGGTCACGTCGAAGCGTCGACGCCGCTCGCGGGCGACGGATTCGTTCGCGACCTCGGCTCCGTCGAGGAATCAATCGACGTCGCTGGCCTCGACCGCGAGGCCTTCGTAGACGCACTCACGACGGACCTGCCGCCGCGGCCGGCGAACTACGAGGCCATCGTCGCGACGAACCTCGGCCAGCGAGAACTCGACGCGGAGACGCTAGAACTGGAGCGCGGGCCGAACAACTGCGCGGTGTCCTCGACGTGACTCAGTCGTCGTCCGCGGCGGCCGCTCCCGCGGCGGCGTCCTCCTCGATGCTCGGCGGGTACTTCCCGCGGTCGAGTTTCAGGTCCGACTGCGGGCGCGCCATGCACGTCAGCGCGTAGTTCTCGGCCTCCTCCTCGGTGAGTCCGCGGGCCGCAGGCTGAGTGACTTCGCCCGCCTCGATTTTCGCGGAGCACGCCAGACACATCCCGACGCGGCAGGAGTACTCCTGGGCGATGCCCGCTTCCAGGCAGGCCGACAGCACGGTCTCCTTGTCGGAGACCTGAATCTCCTCGCCCGTCCCGACGAACTCCACGGTGTACTCGGTCATAGCTGGCGGTTGCAGGAGAACGGGTAAAACTCTTCCTTCGCCCGTGTCCGCGCCGGGAGGACAGATTCGTGCATAAAGAGTTTTCCTCGCGGGCGCGAACCCGAAGCGTATGACCACCCACGAGTACGACATAGCCGTCGTCGGGTCCGGCACCGCGGGCTGTTACACGGCCGCGACCGTGGCCGACGCCGGCTACGACGTCGCCGTCGTCGAGCGAAAGTCCGCGGAGGAAGCCGGACACATCGCCTGCGGCGACGCCCTGAAGGGCGCGGACGCGTTCCCCGAAGCCATCCCCAAGGAGCGCCTGGAGCCCGCGTTCACGAACACGGGCGTCGACCACGGCCGCTTCGAGATTCCCCAGGAGGACACCGTCCTCGAAATCCCGGTCCCCGGCGAACTCGCGGTCATCGACCGCTGGGAGTACGGCCGTCGCATCATCGAAGCCACCGAGGACGCGGGCGCGGACTTCTACTACGACGTCGTCGTGCAGGACGTGCTCCAGGACGACGACGGCACCGTCACCGGCGTGAAGGGCACGCGGAAGGGAACCAGCCACGAGTTCGACGCCGACGTCGTCGTCGACGCGGCTGGCGCGCTCTCCATCCTCCAGGACAAGACCGACTTCTCCGAGGCTACCTTCGACACGAACGTCTCCTACTCGCAGTTCTGCTCGGCGTACCGGGAAATCGTCGAGGTCCCCGAGGAGGTCGAGTGGGACGACGCGCTCGTGTTCAAGCCCACGGAGCGCGCCGCGGGCTACCTCTGGTACTTCCCGCGGACGAGCACCGAAATCAACGCGGGGCTGGGCTTCCAGATGAACGAGGAACCCATGGAGCTCGTCGACGACCTGAAGAACGACCTCCGCGAGCGCGAGGAGTTCGAGGGCGGCGAGGTCACGGACAAGCTCGGCGCGGCGCTGCCGACGCGGCGCCCCTACGACTCCGCGACCGCACCCGGCTACATGGCGGTCGGCGACGCCGCGGCGCACGTCAACCCGACCACGGGCGGCGGCATCGCGGGCGCGGCGTACGCCGGCAAGTACGCCGCCGAGGCAGCCATCGACGCCATCGAGGCCGGCGACGTCTCCGAGTCGATGCTCTGGGAGTACAACGAGCGCGTGATGGATCACTACGGCGCGCGCTACGCCGCGCTCGATGTCTACAACATCCTCTCGACGGCCGTCGACGTCGACGACCTGATGGGGCTGCTCGCGTCGCTCCCCGGCGAGAAGCTCGCGGAAGCGCTCTACGGCGGGAGCACGGAGTTCAGCCTCCAGTTGAAGGTCGTCACCGCGCTGAAGTCCTTCGGCTACTGGTCGAACATCTGGGAGTTCTACAAGACCAAGCAGCAGGCCGACCGCCTGCTGGAGCACTACGAGGACTACCCCTCCAGTCCGGACGCGCTCGCCGACTGGCAGGCCCAGCGGGACGACATCATGGACGACGTCTACGAGGTCACCGGCGCGGACCCGAAGTACTGACTACGGCTGCTCGCGGGCGACACGCAGAACCGCGTTTGTCAGGCTCTCCACGCCGATGTCGATGGAGCGCTCGTCGACATCGAACGTCGAGGTGTGGTGGCCGCCGGGGTGGTCGGTGCCGACGCAGACGTAACACGCCAGTCCGCCGTGGTCTTGGACGCGCTGCATGAGGAACGTGGCGTCCTCGCTGCCGCCGAGGTCGTCGCGCTCGGTCACGGTGTCGACGCCCGCGACGCCCGCGGCTTCCGCGCCGAAGACGTCCCGGAGTTCGTCGTCGCTGGTGGCGCTCGGTGCTTCGCCCTCCGTGGAGAGTTCGACCTCGCAGTCGTGCATCTCCGCGGCGGAGTGCAGCACGCGGTCGGCCTTCTCTTTCATGTAGTGCATCAACTCGGTGGTCTCGCCGCGGACCTCGCCTTCGACGAACGCGTCCTCCGGGATGATGTTTGTCGCGGTGCCGCCGCCCGCGCGCCCGGCGTTCACGCGCGTGGCGCCGCCGTCGTGGCGCGGAATCGCGTAGAGGTTCTGGATGGCGGTCGCCATCGCCTGCACCGCGTTCCGGCCCTGCTCGGGGTGAGCCCCGGCGTGCGCGGGTTCGCCCTCGAACTCCGCGAGCAGGTGGCTGACCGCGAGGAAGCCGTCGATGCCCGCGACCACTTCGCCCGTGGGGTGGTCGAGGCCGAGGTGGACCGCGTAGAGGTAGTCGACGTCGTCGAGGTGGCCGCTCTCCGCGACCGCTTTCCCGCCACCGACGCGCTCCTCTGCGGGCTGGAAGACGACCTTGAACGTCCCTTGAAAGTCGCTGTTTGCGACCGCTTCGAGGACGCCGACGCCGATGGCGGCGTGGCCGTCGTGCCCGCAGGCGTGCATCTGCCCCTCGTGCTCGGAGCGGAACCCCTCGCTGGCGGGGTGGTGGTCGCCGTTCTCGGACTCCGTGATGTGGAGCGCGTCGATGTCAACACGCAGCGCGACCGTCGGCCCCTCGCCCCGTTCGAGTACGGCGACGGCGCCCGTGTGTCCGTCCTCCAGTTGTTCGAGAATCGCCTCGTCCGCGCCCTCGCTGCGTGCGCGCTCGAAGCACTCCGCGAGAACGTCTCCGTCGGGCACCGCCATCCGCTCGTCCGGGTCAATAGCGTCACGGCCGACGTGCAGTTCGTCAACCCCGATTCGGCGACACGCTTCGACGACGCGAGCGGTCGTGTAGAACTCACACCACGCCGGTTCCGGGTGGCGGTGGAGGTCCCGGCGCAACGCCACGAGGTCTTCGGAGACCGTTCCTGACATACGTTGAATGGGGCCGCTGAGCGGCATATAACTGTCCCCGGCGCTGACGCCGCGGCTCGCATCAAACGTCGGCGCAGTGAGTGTTTTCCCGGCGTGGAGGGCGCTGCGGGCGCCATACCGCTGACTCGCCCTACTAACATTTTTATACGAGTGCCGCCAGGGCCTGAATGTGCTACCATGAGCAGCGGAGACAACCAAAACGAGGGTCTCGCCGACGACTTCGACGACGACGGCGACGGCCCCGCAATCGAGTTCTACGGCGGCCCCATCGCGAGCGCACTCCCGCTCGCGCTGTTCGTCGTGTGGGCAGTGTTCCAGAGTGGCGTCCTCCAGATAAGTCAGACGTCGGGACTGGTCATCGGCATGCTCGTCGCGCTCGTCGTCGGCATGTTCTTCACGAAGGGCGACTGGGCAGCGTACGCCAACACCATCTTCGAGGGAATGACTCAACGCGTCGCCGCCACAGCCATCGTCGCGTGGCTGTGGGCGGGCATGTTCGCGCAACTCCTCCAAGACGGCGGCTTCGTCGACGGCCTCGTGTGGGCCGCCGACGTCGCCAGCGTCTCCGGCGCGCTGTTCCCCGCCGTCACCTTCCTGCTGGCGGCGCTGTTCACCACCGGCATCGGCACGGGGTACGGCTCCGCCATCGCGTTCACGTCCCTGTTCTACCCCGCGGGCGTGCTGCTCGGCGCGAACCCCGTGTTGCTGTTCGGGGCCATCCTCTCCGGGTCCGTCTTCGGGGACAACCTCGCGCCCGTCAGCGACACCACCATCGTCTCCGCGGTCACGCAGGACGCCGACATCGGCGGCGTCGTCGCGTCCCGGTTCAAGTACGCGGTCATCGCGGCGGTGCTCGCGTTCGTCGGCTACATTGTCGCCGGCCAACTCATGCCCACGTCGGGTGTCAGCGGTAGCGCCGCCCTCGACGGCCAACCGCTCGGCCTCGTGCACGTCATCTCGATGCTGCTGGTCATCTGGCTCGCGGTCGCCGGTCGCCACATCGTCGAGGCAATCTCGTGGGGCATCATCGCCGCGCTCTCGTTCAACGTCGGGTCGACCCTGCTCGCGTCGTGGGGCGTCATCGACAGCAGCCTCCAGAGCGAGCCCGCGCTGCTGTTCCGCGCGCCCGAGAGCGCCGGACTCGCGACCACGTTCGACTGGCTGCCGTTCGTCACAATCGTCGACGAAGGCGCCGGCATCACGGGCAGCCTCTTCTCGGGCGCGTCCGGGTTCTTCCCGCTCATCGTGCTCACGCTGCTCATCGTCGCGGGCGCCCGCATCATGATTCAGGGCGGCGGCTTCCAAGCTATCCAGTCGTTCCTCCTGAACCGCGTCGCCACCACCGTCCGGCGCGCGGAGACCACGATGGTGCTCGGCACCGCGTTCGTCAACTCCATGATCACCATCAACACCGCCGCGGAAATCGCCATCGCGCCGTACATCGCGCGCATCGGCGAGCGGTTCAACATCAACGGCTACCGCCGCGCGAACATCCTCGACGCGAACACGTCCGCGCTCGGGTACATCTTCCCGTGGGGGGGTGGCGTGCTCGCCGGCTACGGCGCGATGCAGAGCCTCGACCCGAGCATCACCACCGTCAACCCCATCGACGTCTGGCCGTTCGTCTTCCACGGCTGGCTGCTGTTCTTCGTCTTCCTCGCGGCCGCCGTCTCGGGGTACGGCCTGGAGTACGTTAGCGACCGCGAGTCCGAGGAGGTGAGTCGCGCATGAGCCTCGAATCGTTCTTCGCGGGCGTCGGCTTCCGCACGAACACGCCCTCGTTCGAGGCAGACACGGAGATTACCGCGTTCGTCACCGGCGTCGAGAACGGCACGCCAATCGCGCGCGTCGGCGACTCGAAACTCCGCATCTCGGATGCGCCCACGGGCGCCGTCGACACGCTCGTTCGCCTGCGCGTGGAGTCCTTCGACGAGGACACGCACGTCGGGCAGGCCGCGTACCTCGAAACCGTCGGCAAGAGCTCGTTCTAGCTCGCCGGCGCCGCCGCTGTCCGTTCTCGCGAGAATCGCAGAGAAGAACCCCAGCTACGAGGAGCCCAGCGGCTTCACTTGCTCCAGTTCGGCTTCGACGTGGACGCTGCTCGGGAAGTCCCACTCCATGATGTCGCGAGCGAGTTCGTCGTGGCCGTACAGTTCGATGCGGCGTCGGTAGACCGTGTAGTTCCACGTGCCGGTCTTCCCGCTGTCTCGGCCGTCGAGGGCGCTGTACAGGGGGACAGACTGTTCGGCCGGCGTGTCGGAGTGCGGGCCTTTCATTTTCGCGCCCTTTCGACGGCACGTCTCCTTGATGTCGGAGACGATACCGTCGAGGGCGGCTCGGTCGCCGCTCTTCAGAGAGAGTTTTGTCACGAAGGTCATGGCTGGGGAGTGCTGTACGACCCCACGTACTCCACCGTGAAAAAGCGTGTGTTTGGCCGGCTGGCGCGTGTCAGTCACCCACCCACTCCGACATTCTCTTAACTGGCCGTCCACTACTCCGTGTTAATGACGGTCGAAGCGACCAGCGCCGGAGCCATCTTGTTCCGCGACACGCGGGACCGGCGCGAATACCTCCTCCTGAAGAGCCGGCCCGGGGACTGGGAGTTCCCGAAGGGCGGCGTGGAGGGGGACGAAGAGCTCCAGCAGACGGCTATCAGAGAGGTACAGGAGGAAGCCGGCATCGAGGACTTCCGGCTCTTGGACGGCTTCCGAGACGACTACGACTACGTGTTCGAGGCCAACGGCACCCGCATCCACAAGACGGTCCACCTGTTCGTCGCGAAGTCATTCGAGGCCAGCGCCGAACTGTCCAGCGAGCACTCGGACCTGCAGTGGCGCGACTACGACCAAGCCATCAACACGATAACGCAGGACGGCCCGCGGGACATCCTGCGGGACGCCCACGAGTTCATCGACCAGCAGCTCGAAGAAGCCTGACCGGCCTCCCACCGGTCGCGTACTTTTCACCCCGTAGCGACGCCGCCGGCGACGCCCGCGCTACTCGACGGTGACGACGACTTTCCCCTGATGGCTCCCGCTCTCGACGTAGCGGTACGCCTCGCGCGCTTCGTCGAAGTCGAACACGCGGTCGATCTCCGGTTCGAGTTCCTCGGCGGCCATCGCGGCGAGCATCCGGTCGAACATCGCGCGACTCCCGACGCCCATCGACCCCTCGACGCGCAGCGCCTTCCCGAGAACCGGCCCGGGATGGACCACGGCCTCCTGGTCGGCGAGCACGCCGATGACGTGGACGTGGCCGCCGAACCCGGCGGCCTGCAGGGACTGTTCGAGCGTTCCCGCGCCGCCGACCTCGACGACGTGGTCGACGCCGCCCGTCTGCTCCGCGACGACGTCGCCCCACTCCGGCGTCTCCTCGTAGTTGACGGTGACGTCCGCGCCGAGTTCGCGGGCGCGGTCGAGCTTCTCGTCGCTGGAGGACGTGACGACGACGTCCGAGCCGCGCGCGGACGCGAACTGCGTCGCGAACGTCGAGACGCCGCCCGTGCCGAGCGCCAGCACCGTCTCGTCGGCGGACAGGTCCCCCTTCTCGACGAGTTCGCGCCACGCCGTCAGGCCCGCACACGACAGCGCCGCGCCCTGCTCGTAGGAGAGGTAGTCCGGAAGTACGGGGAGGCTGTCCGCGGGGAACGTGGCGTACTGCGTGAGTGCGCCCTCGACGTTCCCGCCCGTGGTCCGCCGCGTCTTCTCTGGGGTGACCGGGCCGTCAACCCAGTCGGGCGCGAACGGCGTCGCCACGCGGTCGCCCTCCGAGAGCCGACTGACGCCGTCACCGACAGCGACGACGTCGCCCGCGCCGTCGGACAGCGGCACGACCGGAAGCTCCGACCCTGGGTACGTGAGGTCGCTGTTCGCGATGGCGAGGTCGCGGTAGTTCAGCGACGCCGCCCGCACGCGGACGAGCGCCTCGTCGCCGGCCGGTTCGGGGCGCTCCCGCTCGACTTCCACGACGCCCTCGTAGTTCGGGTCGCCCTCCTGAACCTCGTAGGCTCGCATACCAGACGGTACTCCCGTGCGGTACTTCCGAGCGCCGCTCGTCGCGGGTTCCGCCGCTTCTCCGGAGCCCCAGCGAAAGACGTAGGTGGGTCGGCGGCCCCACGTTCGGCGTGGTCGACTCCGAGTTCGCGTTCGAACTCCGCGTCTGCGCGTGGGCCGAACACCACTGGTACCCCGACGGCGAGCGCCCCTGCATCGTCGCGCGCCAACTGGGCACGAAGCGGCGGCGCTGGGACACCGTCGTCGTGGAGGTCGACCCCGACGCGCTCGCGGCGCGCGCGAACTTCGGGACGGAGCGACTTGACTCAGACCTCCTGCACGTCGTCCGGAACGCGCCCGAAGACTGGGCGTACTACCGGGACGCGCTCCCGCACCCCGGCTACCCGTGGCGCTACGTCCGCGAGGCGATTCACGAGGCCGCCGACCGCGGCGTCGTCGAGACGCGGCGGGACGGGAACAAGATACAACTGCGCCGGAAGTGGCCGTACCCCGACTGGGTACAGCGTATCGTCGCCATCGAGAACAAGCCCGACCTCGACGCGTCGGCGGCGGACGCGCTCGCCGACCAACTCCAGCGGGACGTGGCGCTCGGCCTCGCCGACGAGGTGTGGCTGGCGACCGAGTCCAGCGACGAGCGCGGCACCGAGCGCGCGCTGTTCGCGGAGATGCCCGTCGAAGCCGGCGTCCTCACGTTCGCGGACGGCGACGCGTCGGTGGCGTGGCACCCCCGGTCGCTCGACCCCGAATCGGCCGGCACCAGAATCACCGAGCGGCCGTCCGGTAGCGAGTTCGACCAGTCGCCCGCGAGCTTCGAGTACGTCGACGCTGACTGGAAGGCACAGAAACGCCTCGCCATCGCCGAGCGCGCGTACGAACGGGGCTGGCGCTCGTACCTCGACACGATGCGGCCGGACTGCCGGCACTTCTCGGTCCGCCGGGAGGCCCACGGCTACGTCCCGTACTGCGAAGCGAAAGCCCGCGAACAGACCGCCGCGGAGTGTTCGGGGTCGTGTCCCGAGTACGAACCCGAACCGCCCGCGTGGCGACGGGGCGGCTGGCCAATCGAGGGCGGCCCCGGCGCGGCGATTCGGCGCGTCCTCGACGAGCGAAGGCAGCGAGAGCGCGAGTAAGAGCGCAGCGGCGACGCGTCAGGCTTCGGCAGTTTCCTCGTCGTCCGGCTCGGCGACGTTCACCTCGTCGCGGGCGACCGCGAGCTTGTACGTCGGGACGGTGCGGTGTTCGACGGTGACGATGCCCTTGCGCTTGAGCGTCTGGAGCGCGCGCCGAACGTCGGCGGATTCGAGGTCCGGCACGTCGAACTCGTCGCGGACCGCGTGCAGCACCGAGACGACGCTCTCGGCGCGCTCGTCCGGGCCGGCGATGACCGCGAACACGCGGCGCTCGTTCTCGGACATGTGGACGGCAGGCGCCTCGCCGCTCTCGGGCGCCTTCCCGACGAGCTCGGCGGCTTCGGCGGTCGCGCGAACCAGGCTGTTCTCGTCGCGGTAGTAGTAGTCCCGCAGCTCCGATTCGAGGTACTGGTGGACGTCGCTGCCGCTTTCCATGTCCCAGCGGTCCTGGAGCACGCCGTTTTTCGTCGGCTGGAGTTCCACGATGTCCGCCAGCCGCTCGCGGTCCTCCTCGGAGAGGGTCATGCCAGTCGGTACTCAGCGCCGGTATTTCGGGCTTGCGAAGACCCCGGGCATTATTGGCGCCGTTCGCGTCTACCCGGGCATGGCAGACACAGTCCGCTTCGAGTTCGAGGACGGCGTCGCGACCGTCACCATCGACCGCCCCGATAGCCTGAACGCGCTCAACGTCGAGACGCTGCACGCGCTCCACGACGCGGTCGAGGAGGCCGAACAGCGGGACGCTCGCGTGCTCGTGCTGACTGGCGCCGGCGACGACGCGTTCGTCGCGGGCGCGGACATCTCCCACATGGCCGAGATGAGCACGCAGGAAGCCGGCGAGTACGCCGAACTCGGCCACGACCTCGCAGACGCCATCGAGTCGTTCCCCGCGCCCGCGATCGCCGCCATCAACGGCTACGCGTTCGGCGGCGGGATGGAACTCGCGCTCGCCTGCGACCTTCGTGTCGCCAGCGACACCGCCGTGATGGGGCAGACCGAAATCGACCTCGGCATCATCCCGGGGTGGGGTGCGACCCAGCGCCTCCCCGAACTCGTCGGCGACGAGACGGCGCGCCGCCTCGTCTACTTCGGCGACCGCCTCGACGCCACCGACGCCTACGAGGAAGGCCTCGTCGGTGAGGTCGTCGCGCACGACGAACTCGACGACCACGTCGCGGAACTGGCGGCCGACCTCGCGGGCCAGTCGCGGACCGCGCTCGCCGCCGCGAAGGACGCCATCAACCAGAGCCACGAGACCCCCCTCGACGCCGGACTGGAGTACGAGCGCCGCACGTGGGCGAGCCTGTTCGGCAGCCACGACCAGCGCGAGGGGATGCGGGCGTTCCTCGACGACCGCGACCCGGACTTCGAGTAGGACGCGAGGGTAACAGTTAGGGACGTACGCCTGGTACGTTCGAGCATGGCACCCGACGTGAAACTCAACGAACTCCGGGCCGAACTCGACTCGCTCACCTACCCCGCGACCCGCGAGGACGTCCTCGCGGAGTTCGACGACGTCGTGTTGCGGTACGCGGACGGCGAAGAACGCCTCGGCGACGTCGTCGGCCGCGTCACCGAGGACGTGTTCGTCAGCCCCGACGACCTCGAAGCCGCCCTCTACAACAACCTCCCGACGGAAGCCGTCGGCGAACCCGGCCAATCGGAGGGCGACGGGTGAAACAGGGGGCTTAACTTACACGACGGCCTTCACGTTGTATGGAGTTCTGCGACGAGTGCGGCTCGATGATGAAAGCGGAGGACGGCCTCTGGGTGTGTGGCGGCTGCGGGAACAAACAGCCCAAAGACCCCGACGCGTCCTACGTCGTCACCGAAGGGCAAGAGGAGACCGAAATCGTCGACGTCAGCGACGCCCAAGACCGCGGGCTGCCGACGACGGAAGTGGTCTGCCCGAACTGCGAGAACGACACCGCGCACTGGTACATGCAACAGATTCGGTCCGCCGACGAATCCGAGACGCGCTTTTTCATCTGCACGGAGTGCGAGCAGCGCTGGCGCGAAGACGACAACTAGAACGGACCTTTTTACTGCGGAGGGTGCGCCGCAGGCGCACCCCCGCTTGCAAAAAGCTACGCTAAAAACGTCCTGCGCTCACTCGCTCCGCTCGCTCGCGCAGTGAAACGCGCGGCTCCGCCGCGCGTATGCTCGACCACTCCGCTCCGCACCACCTCACTCGATTTCGAGTTCGCCGCTCGCTGCCTCTGTCTCGCCGTCCTCGGGCCACTCCAACTCGAACTCGACACTCAGTTCTTTCGCGCCGTCGGCCGGCCCCTCGCGTTCGGCTTTGACTTCGAACGTCGGGCGCTCGGGCGGGTCGAGCGTGACCTCGTCGCCGCCCGCTTTCAGCGTGATTGCCCCGCCGGATTCGAGGTTGTCCGCGACGGTGCGGAGGTACGTGGCGATTTCCTCGCGGCTGCGGTCGCTCTCGGACTCGAACAGGACTTCTTCGGGCATACGAACCGGGGTACGTCTCCCGAGGCGATAAACGAGCGGGGTGTTTCGCCTCGCTCGGCATCAATAGATAAAAGAGCGCTCGCCGACTCAACTACGCGTATGGACGTTCCCCTAGAGCTTTCCGCGTATACGCGCGTGCTCCGGCTGGCGAGCACGCCGTCGTGGGAGGAGTTCTCCCAGATTTCGAAAATCGCTGGCGCCGGCATCCTGCTCGTCGGCCTGATGGGCTTCGTCATCTTCCTGGTGATGGAAGTCGTCAAGGCGGTGATTTAAGATGGGCGTGTACGCCGTCAAGACCACCGCGAGCCAGGAGCAGACGGTCGCCAGCATGATCGCCAACCGCGAAGCCGACGAGATTCACGCGGTGCTGGCGCCCGACGCGCTCACCAGCTACGTGATGGTCGAGGCCGACGACCACAACATCATCG
It encodes:
- a CDS encoding MBL fold metallo-hydrolase, producing the protein MTSTAITPRELYDRIRSGSVSVLDVRDRDEFEAWHVDGPDVTAAHVPYMQFVSAQVSGDAADLVPDGLDEPIVVVCAVGEASDEVAAALREEGVDAVNLDGGMEAWADLVVAHDLGEGVVQYERPSSGCLSYLLHDGDEAAVVDPLAAASERYAEDAAERGLDARYAVDTHVHADHFSGVRALADETGAERVLPAGATDRGLDYDATLLADGDSLQVGDRELVARHAPGHTTELVVLEYGDSLLTGDCLFLDGVGRPDLEDADRARELAGQQYDTLHDLIFAYPDDTRVLPGHVEASTPLAGDGFVRDLGSVEESIDVAGLDREAFVDALTTDLPPRPANYEAIVATNLGQRELDAETLELERGPNNCAVSST
- a CDS encoding 2Fe-2S iron-sulfur cluster-binding protein, translating into MTEYTVEFVGTGEEIQVSDKETVLSACLEAGIAQEYSCRVGMCLACSAKIEAGEVTQPAARGLTEEEAENYALTCMARPQSDLKLDRGKYPPSIEEDAAAGAAAADDD
- a CDS encoding geranylgeranyl reductase family protein, giving the protein MTTHEYDIAVVGSGTAGCYTAATVADAGYDVAVVERKSAEEAGHIACGDALKGADAFPEAIPKERLEPAFTNTGVDHGRFEIPQEDTVLEIPVPGELAVIDRWEYGRRIIEATEDAGADFYYDVVVQDVLQDDDGTVTGVKGTRKGTSHEFDADVVVDAAGALSILQDKTDFSEATFDTNVSYSQFCSAYREIVEVPEEVEWDDALVFKPTERAAGYLWYFPRTSTEINAGLGFQMNEEPMELVDDLKNDLREREEFEGGEVTDKLGAALPTRRPYDSATAPGYMAVGDAAAHVNPTTGGGIAGAAYAGKYAAEAAIDAIEAGDVSESMLWEYNERVMDHYGARYAALDVYNILSTAVDVDDLMGLLASLPGEKLAEALYGGSTEFSLQLKVVTALKSFGYWSNIWEFYKTKQQADRLLEHYEDYPSSPDALADWQAQRDDIMDDVYEVTGADPKY
- a CDS encoding amidohydrolase — protein: MSGTVSEDLVALRRDLHRHPEPAWCEFYTTARVVEACRRIGVDELHVGRDAIDPDERMAVPDGDVLAECFERARSEGADEAILEQLEDGHTGAVAVLERGEGPTVALRVDIDALHITESENGDHHPASEGFRSEHEGQMHACGHDGHAAIGVGVLEAVANSDFQGTFKVVFQPAEERVGGGKAVAESGHLDDVDYLYAVHLGLDHPTGEVVAGIDGFLAVSHLLAEFEGEPAHAGAHPEQGRNAVQAMATAIQNLYAIPRHDGGATRVNAGRAGGGTATNIIPEDAFVEGEVRGETTELMHYMKEKADRVLHSAAEMHDCEVELSTEGEAPSATSDDELRDVFGAEAAGVAGVDTVTERDDLGGSEDATFLMQRVQDHGGLACYVCVGTDHPGGHHTSTFDVDERSIDIGVESLTNAVLRVAREQP
- a CDS encoding Na+/H+ antiporter NhaC family protein, which translates into the protein MSSGDNQNEGLADDFDDDGDGPAIEFYGGPIASALPLALFVVWAVFQSGVLQISQTSGLVIGMLVALVVGMFFTKGDWAAYANTIFEGMTQRVAATAIVAWLWAGMFAQLLQDGGFVDGLVWAADVASVSGALFPAVTFLLAALFTTGIGTGYGSAIAFTSLFYPAGVLLGANPVLLFGAILSGSVFGDNLAPVSDTTIVSAVTQDADIGGVVASRFKYAVIAAVLAFVGYIVAGQLMPTSGVSGSAALDGQPLGLVHVISMLLVIWLAVAGRHIVEAISWGIIAALSFNVGSTLLASWGVIDSSLQSEPALLFRAPESAGLATTFDWLPFVTIVDEGAGITGSLFSGASGFFPLIVLTLLIVAGARIMIQGGGFQAIQSFLLNRVATTVRRAETTMVLGTAFVNSMITINTAAEIAIAPYIARIGERFNINGYRRANILDANTSALGYIFPWGGGVLAGYGAMQSLDPSITTVNPIDVWPFVFHGWLLFFVFLAAAVSGYGLEYVSDRESEEVSRA
- a CDS encoding uS10/mL48 family ribosomal protein, with the translated sequence MTFVTKLSLKSGDRAALDGIVSDIKETCRRKGAKMKGPHSDTPAEQSVPLYSALDGRDSGKTGTWNYTVYRRRIELYGHDELARDIMEWDFPSSVHVEAELEQVKPLGSS
- a CDS encoding bis(5'-nucleosyl)-tetraphosphatase, producing the protein MTVEATSAGAILFRDTRDRREYLLLKSRPGDWEFPKGGVEGDEELQQTAIREVQEEAGIEDFRLLDGFRDDYDYVFEANGTRIHKTVHLFVAKSFEASAELSSEHSDLQWRDYDQAINTITQDGPRDILRDAHEFIDQQLEEA
- a CDS encoding NAD(P)-dependent alcohol dehydrogenase produces the protein MRAYEVQEGDPNYEGVVEVERERPEPAGDEALVRVRAASLNYRDLAIANSDLTYPGSELPVVPLSDGAGDVVAVGDGVSRLSEGDRVATPFAPDWVDGPVTPEKTRRTTGGNVEGALTQYATFPADSLPVLPDYLSYEQGAALSCAGLTAWRELVEKGDLSADETVLALGTGGVSTFATQFASARGSDVVVTSSSDEKLDRARELGADVTVNYEETPEWGDVVAEQTGGVDHVVEVGGAGTLEQSLQAAGFGGHVHVIGVLADQEAVVHPGPVLGKALRVEGSMGVGSRAMFDRMLAAMAAEELEPEIDRVFDFDEAREAYRYVESGSHQGKVVVTVE
- a CDS encoding DUF5787 family protein; the encoded protein is MVDSEFAFELRVCAWAEHHWYPDGERPCIVARQLGTKRRRWDTVVVEVDPDALAARANFGTERLDSDLLHVVRNAPEDWAYYRDALPHPGYPWRYVREAIHEAADRGVVETRRDGNKIQLRRKWPYPDWVQRIVAIENKPDLDASAADALADQLQRDVALGLADEVWLATESSDERGTERALFAEMPVEAGVLTFADGDASVAWHPRSLDPESAGTRITERPSGSEFDQSPASFEYVDADWKAQKRLAIAERAYERGWRSYLDTMRPDCRHFSVRREAHGYVPYCEAKAREQTAAECSGSCPEYEPEPPAWRRGGWPIEGGPGAAIRRVLDERRQRERE